Proteins found in one Brevibacillus brevis genomic segment:
- the spoIIIAD gene encoding stage III sporulation protein AD, producing the protein MEIVQIVGLGLVATILALVIKEQKPMFAFLLAIASGVIIFYFLVGKIAEVIRILERLAVQADLNLVFLETILKIIGIAYIAEFGAQMTRDAGQGAIASKIELAGKVLILVMAVPIIQIIIETVIDLLPA; encoded by the coding sequence ATGGAGATTGTACAAATTGTCGGACTAGGACTGGTGGCTACGATTCTCGCGCTAGTCATTAAGGAGCAGAAGCCGATGTTCGCCTTTTTGCTGGCGATCGCGAGCGGAGTCATCATCTTTTACTTTCTCGTCGGAAAAATAGCAGAGGTCATTCGGATTTTGGAAAGATTGGCGGTTCAAGCAGATTTGAACCTTGTGTTTCTGGAAACGATTCTAAAAATCATCGGAATTGCCTACATTGCTGAATTCGGTGCGCAGATGACCCGAGATGCTGGACAAGGTGCGATTGCTTCGAAAATCGAGCTCGCTGGAAAAGTTCTCATACTGGTTATGGCTGTACCGATCATCCAAATCATTATCGAAACAGTGATCGACTTGTTACCGGCATAA
- a CDS encoding RNA polymerase sigma factor, protein MQDDWLLIQQVQKGNRDAYAHLVDKYKERLYSYLYRMTGQQQDAQDLTQEAFIKAYCQLDKYKPTDAFLAWLYRIASNLCIDAWRKNKHYAKTPLEETRLIESDTPEKAYLEKEKQDTLQQQIMALGEEYRVVFMLKYLEQMSYKEISEILHVPVTTVQMRIHHAKKKLRASIAQEMSGGAAIYELLQN, encoded by the coding sequence TTGCAGGATGATTGGTTGCTCATACAACAGGTACAAAAAGGGAATCGGGATGCCTACGCGCACCTGGTCGACAAGTACAAAGAACGATTATACAGCTATCTTTATCGAATGACGGGACAGCAGCAGGATGCTCAAGACCTGACACAAGAGGCTTTCATCAAAGCGTACTGTCAGCTGGATAAGTATAAGCCGACAGATGCTTTTTTGGCCTGGCTGTATCGGATTGCGTCCAACTTGTGTATAGACGCGTGGCGCAAGAACAAGCACTACGCCAAAACACCTTTGGAAGAGACAAGACTGATTGAATCTGATACACCCGAAAAAGCGTATTTGGAAAAAGAAAAGCAAGATACTTTGCAGCAGCAAATCATGGCGTTGGGGGAAGAATACCGCGTTGTGTTTATGCTGAAATACTTGGAACAGATGAGCTACAAAGAGATTAGCGAAATTTTGCATGTTCCGGTTACAACTGTACAAATGCGTATCCATCACGCCAAGAAAAAGCTCCGGGCTAGTATCGCGCAAGAAATGTCAGGAGGTGCTGCTATCTATGAATTGCTCCAAAACTGA
- a CDS encoding 2-phosphosulfolactate phosphatase: protein MRIEVVPTVEEIRFEQISNHVVIVIDVLRASSTIVTALGNGFRSVIPVETIGQANSLRTNDCILAGERHCKKIPEFDCNNSPTEIAALGKTGSQLILTTTNGTRAIQKAERASALLIGCFLNATACMRHALSYHLDITLYCAGTRSEFALEDGLAAGLMIAQAQQSLPSIQICDLGEVLKASYLYYAGKLSEMLPHTTTGKRLIQHHLASDIRYCAQIDQYQIVPYIKEKRILPHLVS from the coding sequence GTGCGAATAGAAGTGGTGCCGACCGTGGAAGAAATACGTTTTGAACAGATCAGCAATCATGTAGTCATCGTCATTGATGTGCTTCGTGCCTCCAGTACGATTGTCACCGCATTAGGTAATGGATTTCGCAGCGTCATCCCGGTCGAAACCATTGGGCAAGCGAACTCCCTCCGCACTAACGACTGTATTTTGGCCGGTGAACGTCACTGTAAAAAAATCCCCGAATTCGATTGCAACAACTCGCCAACTGAAATCGCAGCACTAGGGAAAACGGGAAGCCAGCTTATTCTCACCACGACGAACGGGACTCGCGCGATCCAAAAAGCAGAACGCGCCTCTGCTCTCTTGATTGGCTGCTTCTTGAATGCCACTGCATGCATGCGGCACGCTCTTTCATATCATCTCGATATTACGCTGTACTGTGCCGGTACCCGGTCGGAATTCGCTCTGGAAGACGGTCTAGCTGCCGGCTTGATGATTGCACAGGCGCAACAATCGTTGCCGAGCATCCAAATTTGTGATCTGGGTGAAGTGCTCAAAGCGAGCTATCTTTATTACGCTGGAAAACTGAGCGAGATGTTACCCCACACGACAACAGGAAAAAGGCTCATTCAGCACCATCTCGCAAGCGATATACGGTACTGCGCTCAAATAGATCAGTATCAAATCGTTCCCTATATCAAGGAGAAACGCATACTCCCACACCTTGTCTCATAA
- a CDS encoding YqhV family protein: MLEKAIMGMAALRVFSGSIEIIAALLILKVNQVEKALLINSGLAIVGPIILITTTTIGLLGMSDRVSFAKIAWILVGISCILIGVRK; encoded by the coding sequence ATGTTGGAAAAAGCAATTATGGGTATGGCGGCACTTCGGGTCTTTTCAGGCAGTATCGAGATCATTGCAGCTTTGCTCATTTTGAAAGTGAACCAGGTCGAAAAAGCTCTGCTTATTAATTCAGGTCTGGCGATTGTCGGACCAATTATCTTGATCACCACCACGACTATCGGATTATTAGGGATGTCGGACCGGGTTAGCTTTGCCAAAATAGCTTGGATTCTGGTGGGAATCTCCTGCATTTTGATTGGCGTCCGCAAATAG
- the spoIIIAG gene encoding stage III sporulation protein AG yields the protein MNQLWEKLKSLFMKQQGETMQEEKKIVVGSKGKNQKLKPLHYFIVILGIGVAIMILTDFLRVEKDQPLGFGDIGSEAPGPSGGDTTSQVLGGSPTTDVIAEYENIYETQLRDILASVVGVGEVEVMVNLESTPELVVEKNRNIRSSTNQEMDKEKATRNQNDQSRDEQVVIVQGGKQDAPVIVKTLKPKVRGVLVVAKGADNIQVKAWITEAVQKVLDVPAYKISILPKKG from the coding sequence ATGAACCAATTGTGGGAAAAGCTGAAAAGTCTGTTTATGAAGCAGCAAGGTGAGACGATGCAGGAAGAAAAGAAAATCGTAGTAGGAAGCAAGGGGAAAAACCAAAAACTAAAGCCGCTGCATTATTTCATCGTCATATTGGGAATTGGCGTAGCCATCATGATTCTGACGGATTTCCTCAGAGTGGAAAAAGACCAGCCACTCGGATTTGGAGATATAGGGAGTGAGGCGCCAGGTCCTTCTGGAGGCGATACAACTTCCCAGGTGTTGGGGGGATCACCGACAACCGATGTCATTGCCGAATATGAAAACATTTACGAGACACAGCTTCGCGATATCCTAGCTTCTGTTGTCGGCGTCGGTGAAGTAGAGGTCATGGTCAATCTGGAATCAACACCAGAGCTGGTTGTGGAAAAAAACCGCAACATTCGTTCTTCAACCAATCAGGAAATGGACAAAGAAAAGGCAACCCGCAATCAAAATGACCAGTCACGAGATGAGCAGGTTGTCATTGTGCAAGGCGGCAAGCAAGATGCCCCCGTTATTGTGAAGACGCTGAAGCCGAAAGTCCGCGGGGTCCTAGTAGTTGCAAAAGGGGCCGATAACATCCAGGTTAAAGCGTGGATCACTGAAGCCGTTCAAAAGGTTTTGGATGTTCCCGCTTATAAAATATCCATTTTGCCCAAAAAAGGGTAG
- a CDS encoding DUF441 domain-containing protein produces the protein MMSGEVMLVILIVIGLIGRSPIIATAASILLVLKLTALERFFPTVERRGLELGLLFLTISVLVPFASEKISWKDVTPLFTTVVGLTALAGGAIATWMNGKGLDLLRSEPHMIVGLVIGSIIGIVFFRGIPVGPLMAAGITAFVLKLWEWFGSK, from the coding sequence ATGATGTCTGGAGAAGTGATGCTCGTTATCCTGATCGTTATCGGTCTTATTGGGCGCTCACCGATTATTGCCACTGCCGCGAGTATATTGTTGGTGTTGAAGTTAACGGCGCTGGAGCGTTTTTTCCCAACGGTAGAACGTCGCGGTTTGGAGCTCGGCCTGCTCTTTTTGACCATTTCCGTACTGGTTCCATTCGCCAGCGAAAAAATATCGTGGAAAGACGTCACGCCTCTTTTCACTACGGTCGTCGGCTTAACCGCACTGGCTGGTGGGGCCATTGCCACCTGGATGAATGGAAAAGGACTCGATTTGCTACGCTCTGAGCCACATATGATTGTCGGTCTGGTGATTGGCTCGATTATTGGCATTGTGTTTTTCCGGGGCATTCCCGTCGGGCCTTTGATGGCTGCGGGCATTACTGCCTTTGTGTTGAAGCTGTGGGAGTGGTTTGGAAGCAAATAA
- a CDS encoding CD1247 N-terminal domain-containing protein, with amino-acid sequence MPESLANRIAYLQGLADGLDVGEKSSEGKIMVEMIEILNEVEGQLRELHARVEEAEDYVEALDEDLEDIELYLFEDDDDLYETVVDCEDDDDEYATFYDLDDDEDAQLYEGQVDPHLDTTYEFACPSCQKEIYLHEGKDEEGFRHYVIEPVDNKKTDNR; translated from the coding sequence ATGCCAGAATCATTGGCGAATCGAATCGCATACTTGCAAGGGTTGGCAGATGGGCTGGATGTAGGTGAGAAAAGCTCCGAAGGAAAAATTATGGTAGAGATGATTGAGATTCTAAATGAGGTGGAAGGCCAACTGCGAGAGCTTCACGCGCGAGTGGAAGAGGCAGAGGATTATGTGGAGGCCTTGGATGAAGACTTGGAGGACATTGAGCTCTACCTATTTGAAGATGATGATGACCTCTACGAAACCGTTGTCGATTGTGAGGATGATGACGACGAGTATGCGACCTTCTACGATTTGGATGATGATGAAGACGCACAACTGTACGAAGGACAAGTAGATCCCCATCTCGATACGACTTATGAGTTCGCATGCCCTAGCTGCCAAAAAGAAATCTACCTGCACGAGGGCAAAGATGAGGAAGGCTTCAGACACTATGTAATAGAGCCGGTGGATAACAAGAAAACGGATAATCGATGA
- a CDS encoding phosphosulfolactate synthase: MVECDQSFLPDSWANPSGQIREKPRVKGLTMVIDKGLGLTAYSDLLALAAPYIDLYKLGFGTIALYPLEILSQKLMLAKQYGVHIMPGGTFFEIAIRHNTIADYMKLIRSLGFSAVEISDGTFPLSFAQRQEAINYALDNDLVVYTEVGKKTAEYRACREELLETLSFDLHNGASHVIVEARESGTVGVCDGDGKIDDSFVLDIVTAAKEKATRLIWEAPQKDQQVSFIKAIGSDVNLGNIAYTDVFSLETLRRGLRGDTALIMDRGRCYPCE; encoded by the coding sequence ATGGTAGAGTGTGATCAATCTTTTTTACCTGATAGCTGGGCAAACCCGTCCGGGCAAATACGAGAGAAGCCTCGTGTGAAGGGCTTAACCATGGTCATTGACAAAGGCCTTGGACTTACCGCTTATTCCGACTTGTTAGCGCTGGCTGCTCCCTATATCGATCTATACAAACTCGGTTTTGGCACCATCGCTCTGTACCCCCTCGAAATACTCAGCCAAAAATTGATGCTTGCAAAACAATATGGCGTACACATCATGCCAGGAGGAACTTTTTTTGAAATCGCCATTCGCCACAATACAATTGCAGATTATATGAAGCTGATTCGCTCACTCGGTTTTTCTGCGGTAGAAATATCCGATGGAACATTCCCTCTATCCTTTGCACAGCGTCAGGAAGCCATCAATTACGCCTTAGACAATGATCTGGTGGTCTATACAGAGGTCGGGAAAAAAACGGCCGAGTATCGCGCATGTCGAGAAGAATTGCTGGAGACCCTGAGCTTTGACCTGCACAATGGTGCCAGTCACGTTATTGTGGAAGCGAGAGAAAGCGGGACTGTCGGTGTGTGTGACGGAGATGGCAAGATTGACGATTCCTTCGTTTTGGACATTGTCACGGCGGCCAAAGAAAAGGCAACTCGCCTGATCTGGGAAGCACCACAAAAAGATCAACAGGTCAGCTTCATCAAGGCCATTGGCAGCGACGTGAATCTCGGAAACATTGCCTATACAGATGTATTCTCTTTGGAGACGCTACGGCGAGGATTGCGCGGCGATACAGCCCTAATCATGGACAGAGGGAGGTGTTATCCGTGCGAATAG
- the spoIIIAE gene encoding stage III sporulation protein AE, whose translation MAHTCKLILFWFLLFALFPVAVSATTTPAVAPGAGPINQIVQQQVDHLQLDRVEQYWKQLQRDYKGYLPDLKSEGFIQILMQQGDFSISGVLQGMGKFIFHEILMNGKLLSSIIIITVFAMILETMQNAFERNAVSTVAYSITYLVLMVLAINSFHVAITYAKDAIANMSDFMLAMIPLVIALLASVGNLASATMFHPLIIFMINTSGMMISYVVFPLLFLSAMLSIVSLFSERYKVTQLATLLRNIAMGVLGSFLTIFLAIISIQGATSAVADGVTLRTAKYITGNFIPIVGRVFSDAADTVLNASLLVKNAVGLAGVLILIMLCAFPALKILVLALIYNLSSAVLQPLGNSPIISALGTIGKSLLFVFAALATVGLMFFLAITIIIAAGNISMMVR comes from the coding sequence ATGGCACATACTTGCAAGCTGATCCTGTTCTGGTTCCTGCTATTTGCCTTGTTTCCAGTAGCGGTGTCAGCTACAACGACACCCGCTGTGGCACCCGGAGCCGGTCCGATCAATCAAATCGTGCAACAACAGGTCGATCACTTGCAGCTAGACCGAGTCGAACAGTATTGGAAACAGTTGCAGCGCGACTATAAAGGGTACTTGCCTGATTTGAAATCGGAAGGCTTTATCCAAATCCTCATGCAGCAAGGTGACTTTAGTATTTCAGGAGTCCTGCAAGGAATGGGCAAGTTCATCTTTCATGAGATTTTGATGAATGGCAAGCTGCTCAGCTCCATCATTATCATTACAGTCTTCGCGATGATTCTCGAAACGATGCAGAACGCCTTTGAACGCAATGCGGTATCGACAGTGGCGTACTCGATTACGTATCTCGTCTTGATGGTACTTGCGATCAACAGCTTTCATGTCGCCATTACCTATGCAAAAGACGCAATCGCGAACATGTCTGATTTCATGCTGGCCATGATCCCGCTCGTCATCGCTCTGCTCGCTTCGGTAGGCAATCTGGCATCCGCCACAATGTTTCACCCGTTGATTATCTTCATGATCAACACCAGCGGCATGATGATCTCTTATGTCGTATTCCCGCTTCTGTTTCTCTCGGCGATGCTCTCTATCGTCAGCCTGTTTTCAGAGAGGTACAAAGTCACGCAGTTAGCGACCTTGCTGCGCAATATTGCAATGGGTGTCCTTGGCTCGTTTCTGACGATCTTTCTCGCCATCATTTCCATACAAGGAGCCACTTCAGCTGTTGCGGACGGGGTCACGCTCCGAACAGCGAAATACATCACGGGCAATTTCATCCCGATAGTAGGTCGTGTGTTCTCCGATGCGGCAGATACTGTACTCAATGCCTCGCTACTGGTCAAAAATGCCGTGGGCTTGGCGGGAGTTTTGATCCTGATCATGCTATGCGCGTTTCCGGCTTTGAAGATACTGGTACTGGCTCTGATCTACAATCTGTCATCTGCCGTACTCCAACCGCTTGGAAACAGCCCAATCATCAGTGCGTTAGGTACGATTGGGAAAAGTCTTTTGTTCGTCTTCGCTGCTTTGGCAACGGTCGGCCTGATGTTCTTTCTGGCGATTACGATCATTATTGCGGCGGGCAACATCTCCATGATGGTTCGGTAG
- the spoIIIAB gene encoding stage III sporulation protein SpoIIIAB has protein sequence MVKLMGAVLILFSASMVGWQIGKYYANRPVQLRALLVALQMLETEIVFGMTPLQRAFVKVGHRVSEEVGKVFLLAAEFLQTEKAHSAEEALQQAMNRLWTQTALRRQEREVLESLGQVLGSSDREDQQKHLRLAVTHLRGLEEEARAEQEKYEKMYKSLGFLGGLLVVILMF, from the coding sequence ATGGTCAAGCTGATGGGAGCCGTACTCATCCTGTTCTCGGCGTCGATGGTTGGTTGGCAGATCGGTAAGTATTACGCGAATCGTCCCGTTCAGCTTCGGGCTCTACTCGTTGCTCTGCAAATGCTCGAAACGGAAATCGTGTTCGGGATGACTCCATTACAGCGAGCGTTTGTGAAGGTCGGTCATCGCGTTTCCGAAGAGGTGGGGAAAGTATTTCTTCTGGCAGCTGAATTCCTGCAGACAGAAAAGGCGCATTCGGCTGAGGAAGCGTTGCAACAAGCCATGAACAGACTCTGGACCCAAACCGCCTTGCGCAGACAAGAACGAGAGGTGCTTGAGAGTCTAGGTCAGGTACTCGGATCATCCGATCGGGAAGACCAGCAAAAGCATTTGCGCCTGGCTGTCACCCACCTGCGAGGGTTGGAAGAGGAGGCTCGTGCAGAACAGGAAAAGTACGAAAAAATGTACAAGAGTTTGGGCTTTTTAGGTGGACTCTTGGTCGTCATCCTGATGTTCTAA
- the spoIIIAF gene encoding stage III sporulation protein AF produces the protein MTWLTLWLKKIILLVLLAAFLDLILPNTTLQRYVKMVMGLILLLTIISPVFSLFSLSQEDLAFRLDRYQQELNKPASAEWKRITDKLLGQQNQQMTAYVQSQVASSVKASVKEQYGVTVEDVTITVNQQNPEQPTLERIELVVGDANKEEQKGQSTIEPIKPVQPVEITIGNPIEIQPDPKPDIAATAHHDNPLYAQITNDVAKEWGLSRSQVVIKDESREREKQ, from the coding sequence ATGACGTGGTTAACCCTGTGGTTGAAAAAAATTATCCTGCTCGTCCTTTTGGCTGCCTTCCTCGATCTGATCTTGCCCAATACGACACTGCAACGCTACGTAAAAATGGTGATGGGCTTGATTCTCTTGCTGACAATCATTTCTCCTGTGTTCAGTCTGTTCAGCCTCTCGCAGGAAGATTTGGCCTTTCGTCTGGATCGATACCAGCAAGAGCTGAACAAGCCTGCTTCGGCAGAGTGGAAACGCATCACTGACAAGCTGCTCGGTCAACAAAACCAACAGATGACCGCTTACGTCCAGTCACAGGTAGCGTCCTCAGTAAAAGCGAGTGTCAAAGAGCAGTACGGCGTAACTGTCGAAGATGTCACGATTACCGTCAATCAGCAAAATCCAGAACAGCCAACCCTTGAGCGAATCGAGCTGGTAGTCGGTGACGCAAACAAGGAAGAGCAAAAAGGGCAGAGCACGATTGAGCCGATTAAACCTGTCCAACCTGTTGAGATTACGATTGGCAACCCCATTGAAATACAACCGGATCCCAAACCAGATATTGCAGCAACAGCTCATCATGACAACCCACTTTATGCGCAAATCACAAACGACGTCGCCAAAGAGTGGGGGCTCTCGAGAAGTCAGGTCGTCATCAAAGACGAATCGAGAGAAAGAGAGAAACAGTAG
- a CDS encoding DUF4179 domain-containing protein produces MNCSKTEELRKYLTGELSAGEARLLEGHVEECLLCQRQMMEEEDSSEEFPSLHVPSALPADFTAQVMSALEHVKLPKPKPNWKKRSVNILKKTALAVASVTAIITFGSMVSPTFASYVNSVIQSIQGIDQGMKQAAEKGYVQEINKKVTDQGITLVVKEVVADPARMAIIANIVDQNGKRIPFDMEKNALSLTYKTKSGEDLNPGGGGYSYGEEGEYLVVNHDIFRFLKDSKSLPDEMVVGVEATMLGGKEGSWKVEFPVDMKKARAVASYTEIGQKYMTPHGIEIMLQNIMTVPSTSMIELEIDWTKEREEQIQKWKEQNGWVVKEPKTGAFTEAERMERYFIDLGVAFQIIDEKGNVVAGWDDALHEELNQIRKNNVEHSYRGKVHDDGKGVTKWNGITPLEKDQTYKLKMHSLYLYEPAKFQATIPVDTLLKDKVTVTNSDSTYTFTGFTLKTTEGEEKIGNETYFGKGALISFSAILPEGIVDTSEWSAKDESKQNYKVSRSGTYKRDKDGRVHVEGTFFIRDLEKQPKELKLSHAIQQRQYQDLNWEVPFETSNNAKR; encoded by the coding sequence ATGAATTGCTCCAAAACTGAAGAGTTGCGCAAGTATTTGACTGGTGAGCTATCTGCAGGTGAAGCTAGACTGCTGGAAGGACATGTCGAAGAGTGCCTGCTCTGTCAGCGGCAGATGATGGAGGAAGAAGATAGCAGCGAGGAGTTTCCCAGCCTGCACGTTCCAAGCGCGTTACCCGCAGATTTTACTGCCCAGGTGATGTCGGCGTTGGAGCACGTCAAGTTGCCGAAACCAAAACCAAATTGGAAAAAAAGGAGTGTAAACATTTTGAAGAAAACCGCGTTAGCAGTAGCGAGTGTCACGGCAATTATTACGTTTGGGTCCATGGTGTCTCCGACTTTTGCGAGCTACGTAAACAGTGTCATCCAATCCATACAAGGCATCGACCAAGGAATGAAGCAGGCAGCAGAGAAGGGTTATGTCCAGGAGATCAATAAAAAGGTGACGGATCAAGGAATTACACTGGTTGTAAAAGAAGTGGTTGCGGATCCGGCTCGGATGGCGATCATTGCAAATATCGTGGATCAAAATGGCAAGCGTATCCCGTTTGATATGGAAAAAAACGCATTGTCCCTTACTTACAAAACCAAGTCAGGTGAAGACCTGAATCCTGGTGGAGGGGGTTATTCCTACGGTGAAGAAGGAGAGTATCTTGTCGTCAACCATGATATTTTCCGATTCCTGAAAGATAGCAAGTCATTACCGGATGAGATGGTCGTCGGTGTCGAAGCAACCATGTTAGGTGGGAAAGAAGGTAGCTGGAAGGTAGAGTTTCCAGTTGATATGAAAAAGGCAAGGGCAGTGGCAAGCTACACCGAGATAGGTCAAAAATATATGACTCCACATGGAATCGAGATCATGTTGCAAAACATTATGACGGTACCGAGCACAAGTATGATCGAGTTGGAAATAGACTGGACAAAAGAAAGAGAAGAACAAATCCAAAAATGGAAAGAGCAAAACGGTTGGGTTGTAAAAGAGCCAAAAACAGGTGCATTCACAGAAGCCGAGAGGATGGAGAGGTATTTCATCGACCTGGGAGTAGCATTCCAAATAATTGATGAAAAAGGGAATGTGGTAGCAGGATGGGACGATGCGTTGCATGAAGAGCTTAACCAAATTCGAAAGAACAACGTAGAGCACTCGTACCGTGGAAAAGTGCATGATGACGGCAAAGGAGTTACGAAATGGAATGGGATAACTCCACTGGAAAAGGATCAAACGTACAAATTAAAAATGCACTCTCTGTACCTGTATGAGCCAGCGAAGTTTCAGGCAACCATCCCGGTGGATACCCTGTTAAAGGATAAGGTGACAGTGACGAACAGTGACAGTACCTATACCTTTACGGGCTTTACCTTAAAAACGACGGAGGGAGAAGAAAAAATCGGGAATGAGACCTATTTTGGAAAAGGTGCACTGATCTCGTTCTCGGCCATCCTTCCAGAAGGGATTGTTGACACGAGCGAATGGTCAGCGAAGGATGAATCTAAACAAAATTACAAGGTCTCCCGCAGCGGAACCTATAAGCGAGATAAGGATGGGCGCGTGCACGTAGAAGGAACATTCTTCATCCGCGACCTTGAAAAACAACCGAAAGAATTAAAGCTGTCCCACGCTATTCAGCAGCGGCAATACCAAGACCTCAACTGGGAAGTTCCGTTTGAGACGTCCAATAACGCCAAACGATAA
- a CDS encoding SpoIIIAH-like family protein, translating to MILRKQTVWLLTMLAVMVVLSGYYLVKGPQEQVPTSGQEQAVQKQEQISGVVVESKQVDHAPQATPVDQAPKTTPVDEKTGTKEAKTPASPDAKPAASNTVVPVAETASEIFQGYKMKREAMLAQQKDEQLAIVNSTDSSPQAVAEAMAKFEELSNMESATMTAEEMLKASGYQDAVVTVQNEKATVIVQKDKLSATEVVEIIANVKQHLNIPATNINVQYKSS from the coding sequence ATGATTCTGCGAAAGCAAACGGTTTGGTTGTTGACAATGCTTGCTGTCATGGTTGTGCTCTCTGGATATTACTTGGTAAAGGGACCGCAAGAACAGGTCCCAACATCAGGACAAGAGCAAGCCGTTCAGAAGCAAGAGCAAATTTCCGGAGTGGTTGTTGAATCCAAGCAAGTAGATCACGCCCCACAAGCAACGCCTGTCGATCAAGCTCCAAAGACAACTCCGGTAGACGAAAAAACTGGCACGAAGGAAGCGAAAACGCCTGCTTCGCCAGATGCAAAACCAGCAGCATCGAACACAGTCGTCCCGGTAGCAGAAACGGCAAGTGAAATTTTCCAAGGCTACAAGATGAAACGCGAAGCCATGCTGGCGCAACAAAAAGACGAACAGCTAGCGATCGTAAACAGCACGGATTCCTCTCCGCAGGCAGTAGCTGAAGCGATGGCCAAGTTTGAAGAACTATCCAATATGGAAAGTGCTACCATGACTGCAGAAGAAATGCTCAAGGCGAGTGGTTATCAGGATGCGGTCGTTACTGTCCAAAATGAAAAGGCGACAGTCATTGTACAAAAAGATAAATTGAGCGCAACCGAGGTTGTGGAAATCATTGCAAACGTGAAGCAGCACTTGAATATTCCGGCGACAAACATTAACGTACAATACAAGTCTTCCTAA
- the spoIIIAC gene encoding stage III sporulation protein AC, whose protein sequence is MDFDLTPVFQIGAVGFITAILHTVLKQAGKEDIAHWATLVGFIIVLYMVSHYIGDLFSEVKRVFLFN, encoded by the coding sequence GTGGATTTTGATTTGACACCTGTTTTCCAGATAGGAGCAGTAGGGTTCATTACAGCCATCCTGCATACGGTCCTGAAGCAGGCGGGCAAGGAAGATATTGCGCATTGGGCAACTCTGGTTGGATTCATCATTGTCCTTTACATGGTGTCCCATTACATCGGCGATTTGTTCTCCGAAGTAAAACGCGTCTTCCTGTTCAACTGA
- the spoIIIAA gene encoding stage III sporulation protein AA, with translation MNEILAILPATLRTILTALPIAVRENLEEIRLRQNQPLEVRFGQQSSYVTSSGQITSIPAQGWLFSAEEAGKLLNQVSQHSLYALEEELKRGYITVVGGHRIGIAGKVVLDKGEVKGIRDVTSFNIRIAREKKGAAKKVMPYLFEDGKLQNTLLISPPQCGKTTLLRDIARTISYGSEWSSSRKVGIVDERSELAGCLQGVPQRDVGPRTDVLDACPKAVGMMMLIRSMSPDVLIVDEVGRAEDGDAVWEAIHAGVAVICSAHGASVKEVAERPMLGKLIRYGAFSRYIVLSRAKGVGTIQAIYDQSMNLVEREKVAWSS, from the coding sequence ATGAATGAGATCTTGGCGATTTTGCCAGCAACTTTACGCACGATTTTGACGGCCCTTCCTATCGCTGTAAGAGAGAATCTGGAAGAGATTCGGCTTCGGCAAAACCAGCCGCTGGAAGTCCGGTTTGGCCAGCAATCCAGCTATGTGACATCGTCGGGACAAATCACCTCGATACCCGCACAAGGATGGCTGTTTTCGGCAGAAGAGGCAGGAAAGCTCTTAAACCAGGTCAGCCAGCATTCTCTCTATGCCTTGGAAGAAGAGTTGAAAAGGGGTTACATCACGGTGGTTGGCGGTCATCGCATTGGCATTGCGGGGAAAGTGGTGCTGGACAAAGGTGAAGTGAAGGGAATCAGAGATGTGACCAGCTTCAACATCCGGATTGCCCGCGAGAAAAAAGGCGCGGCCAAGAAGGTCATGCCGTATTTGTTTGAGGATGGCAAATTGCAAAACACGCTGCTCATCTCCCCACCCCAATGCGGGAAGACAACCTTGTTGCGTGATATCGCACGAACCATCAGCTACGGGAGTGAGTGGTCTTCAAGTCGCAAGGTAGGAATTGTGGACGAGCGTTCCGAGTTGGCGGGATGCTTGCAAGGAGTTCCTCAACGAGACGTCGGTCCGCGAACGGATGTGCTGGACGCTTGCCCAAAGGCAGTAGGGATGATGATGCTGATTCGCTCCATGTCTCCTGATGTTCTGATTGTGGACGAGGTGGGAAGAGCGGAGGATGGCGACGCAGTCTGGGAAGCGATTCATGCAGGTGTAGCCGTCATTTGCTCGGCGCATGGAGCGAGCGTAAAGGAAGTGGCCGAACGTCCCATGCTGGGCAAGCTGATTCGATATGGAGCCTTTTCCCGCTACATCGTACTCAGCCGGGCAAAAGGTGTCGGAACGATCCAGGCCATCTACGATCAAAGCATGAACCTGGTTGAAAGGGAGAAGGTTGCATGGTCAAGCTGA